A region of bacterium DNA encodes the following proteins:
- the bamD gene encoding outer membrane protein assembly factor BamD — MTISSRSFFVTLLTLLVFGCAQQTRFISDKGVDADWERAKDLFARERYYRAQQLLRDITLNYSGSSIIDSAYFYLGLAGFEQADYIVAADDFRRLAQQFPSSPLAAGAAYYESRCQFELTPDYRLDQTYTEQALSGFQRFLEEYSQNEYTDSAYVYLSKCREKLARKQFAGLKLYLKLQEYASVVIYSDAILADYYDTSFADEAAYDKIRALMKLKENVRAQAAVADYNRRFPQGRFRQAVGNLGRQLESDAGQAKAP, encoded by the coding sequence ATGACCATATCCAGTCGCAGCTTCTTCGTTACGCTTCTCACCTTACTTGTCTTTGGCTGCGCGCAACAAACACGCTTCATCTCCGATAAAGGGGTGGATGCGGATTGGGAGCGCGCAAAAGACCTGTTCGCGCGGGAACGTTACTATCGTGCTCAGCAGTTGCTCCGGGACATTACCCTGAACTATTCGGGTTCGTCGATCATCGACTCGGCGTATTTCTATCTCGGGCTTGCCGGTTTCGAGCAGGCCGACTACATTGTCGCTGCGGACGACTTTCGCAGACTCGCGCAACAGTTTCCCTCCAGCCCACTGGCGGCTGGCGCGGCCTATTACGAGTCGCGCTGCCAGTTCGAGTTGACCCCTGATTATAGGCTGGACCAAACCTATACGGAACAGGCACTCAGCGGCTTCCAGCGGTTTCTTGAGGAGTATTCGCAGAACGAGTATACAGACAGTGCCTATGTTTACCTTTCAAAATGCCGTGAGAAACTTGCCCGTAAGCAGTTTGCGGGGCTGAAGCTGTACTTGAAGCTGCAAGAGTATGCCTCTGTGGTGATTTACTCAGATGCTATACTGGCCGACTACTATGATACGTCGTTTGCGGACGAAGCAGCTTACGATAAGATTCGTGCATTGATGAAACTAAAGGAAAATGTGCGTGCGCAAGCGGCCGTTGCTGACTACAATCGCCGCTTTCCGCAGGGAAGGTTTCGACAGGCAGTCGGTAATCTTGGCCGCCAACTCGAATCGGATGCCGGGCAAGCAAAAGCTCCATGA
- the lnt gene encoding apolipoprotein N-acyltransferase: MNRRWGFWLSAVLGALAFPPVSLWPLAFVALIPFLWSATDTSEAKVFGRAWRAGYLFFAGILYWVGLNSGAPWLMSAVAAALMVAILATIWGVVAWAVHRTAKALSVVEAATLFVVLYIALEIFWGTGEMGFPWAVWGLTLSASISAIQIAEWIDVPGLSFWVLSSNALFFVSWSARRRDLAYIAICLIVVPVIFGTWRSTQTDWSPSTFRAAAVQANTPAEIKWQMSGADILHDHLDLTRQLEGQDVDFVSWPETAVPMPLRYRGWAADSILALAERIGSVILTGATDYTIDADGEQVPLNAAFVIRPNSLQLESSAKVHLVPFGERIPGQKLFPFLGSLHLGQAEFRPADSVVVFPAKDLPAFACLICFEVVFPEVAADAVMKGATFFGHITNDGWYGHSSGPYQHLALTRLRAVATRRAIVRAANTGISALVLPSGRYLATVGYDQAGYILGELPARNDITLAVRLARTWPVIYYGLLSIVVAALWMRSRRYGASDQT; encoded by the coding sequence ATGAATCGCAGGTGGGGGTTTTGGCTGTCGGCCGTCCTGGGAGCCCTGGCCTTTCCCCCTGTTTCGCTCTGGCCGTTGGCGTTCGTCGCACTGATTCCCTTCCTGTGGTCTGCGACTGACACTTCGGAAGCAAAAGTCTTTGGCCGCGCTTGGCGAGCAGGCTATCTGTTCTTTGCAGGGATCCTCTATTGGGTAGGCCTGAACTCCGGAGCACCGTGGCTTATGTCCGCCGTCGCTGCCGCGTTAATGGTGGCCATCCTGGCAACCATTTGGGGCGTGGTCGCTTGGGCGGTGCATCGAACTGCCAAGGCACTTTCCGTCGTGGAAGCGGCGACGCTTTTTGTCGTGCTCTATATTGCTTTGGAGATCTTCTGGGGAACCGGCGAGATGGGTTTCCCTTGGGCGGTGTGGGGACTGACTCTTTCCGCATCGATATCGGCCATTCAGATTGCGGAATGGATCGACGTGCCCGGTCTTTCGTTTTGGGTTCTGTCGTCCAATGCATTGTTCTTTGTCTCTTGGAGCGCCCGCCGTAGGGATCTTGCCTATATCGCAATATGCCTGATCGTTGTTCCGGTGATTTTTGGGACATGGCGTTCAACTCAAACTGACTGGTCGCCATCGACTTTTCGCGCGGCCGCTGTTCAAGCCAATACTCCAGCCGAAATTAAGTGGCAGATGAGCGGCGCGGATATCCTTCACGATCATCTTGATCTGACCCGCCAGTTAGAGGGCCAGGATGTCGATTTCGTGAGTTGGCCCGAAACTGCCGTACCGATGCCATTACGGTATCGCGGCTGGGCGGCTGATTCGATTCTCGCCCTCGCAGAGAGAATTGGATCCGTGATCTTGACAGGGGCTACCGACTACACTATTGATGCCGACGGCGAACAGGTTCCACTGAATGCCGCGTTTGTCATTCGGCCCAACTCACTACAGCTCGAGAGTTCTGCGAAAGTTCATCTTGTTCCATTTGGTGAACGAATTCCCGGTCAGAAGCTGTTTCCGTTTTTGGGAAGTCTGCATCTTGGACAAGCGGAGTTTCGACCTGCGGATTCGGTTGTTGTCTTTCCTGCAAAAGATCTTCCAGCGTTCGCGTGCCTGATTTGCTTTGAAGTCGTGTTCCCTGAAGTTGCGGCGGATGCCGTGATGAAAGGAGCAACGTTCTTTGGACATATCACCAACGACGGGTGGTATGGTCACAGCAGCGGTCCGTATCAGCATCTTGCGCTGACCAGACTTAGAGCCGTGGCAACTCGTCGGGCGATTGTCCGTGCTGCGAATACGGGAATAAGCGCACTTGTTCTGCCAAGTGGCCGCTACCTTGCGACTGTTGGATATGACCAGGCGGGTTACATCCTCGGTGAACTCCCTGCACGCAATGACATAACGCTCGCCGTTCGTCTGGCTCGAACGTGGCCTGTTATCTATTACGGCTTGCTGTCAATAGTTGTAGCAGCACTCTGGATGCGCTCTCGCAGGTACGGAGCGTCGGATCAGACATGA
- a CDS encoding Gfo/Idh/MocA family oxidoreductase — MPEKLRVGLVGAGGVSQLFHIPLIKKSGLADLVAIADNDYAKAAAIAERERIPKFYGDAERLFADPEIDAVHINTPTNSHLALTLGALYAGKHVLVEKPMARKSEEARRMAEAAKDSGRVLMVGMNLRFRPDVMVLHEFVQGGELGTVRVVRANWLKRKETWSRSPWLHESRISGGGVLMDLGLQLLDMCWWVLGKPKIKRVTATTSKDRLSLRVEDTFSAYYCFQHGAALQLNATWAYLSDESAAMTVFSGNKGLAELNPLKITKEIHGSLVNVTPAGPQLRPQTLYNKSFEYEFEHFYNVINGKAKLVSPADDAAHILEVIEATYRSASENREVLIGAES, encoded by the coding sequence ATGCCCGAAAAACTCAGAGTCGGACTCGTTGGGGCAGGCGGCGTCAGCCAGCTCTTTCACATTCCACTTATTAAGAAGAGTGGTCTCGCTGACCTCGTGGCGATTGCTGATAACGATTACGCCAAAGCTGCGGCCATTGCGGAAAGGGAACGCATTCCCAAGTTTTATGGTGACGCAGAGAGGCTGTTTGCCGATCCGGAAATTGATGCCGTGCATATTAATACACCGACGAATTCCCACCTCGCCCTGACCCTCGGTGCGCTTTACGCTGGCAAGCATGTGCTGGTTGAAAAGCCGATGGCCCGTAAGTCGGAAGAAGCAAGGCGGATGGCAGAGGCTGCCAAGGACTCCGGACGTGTACTCATGGTCGGAATGAATCTTCGCTTTCGTCCTGACGTCATGGTGCTCCACGAGTTCGTTCAGGGGGGAGAATTGGGAACCGTCCGGGTGGTGCGTGCGAATTGGTTGAAGCGCAAAGAAACTTGGTCACGAAGTCCATGGCTGCATGAATCTCGAATCTCGGGCGGCGGAGTCCTGATGGACCTCGGACTCCAGCTGCTGGACATGTGCTGGTGGGTGTTGGGAAAGCCGAAGATCAAGCGTGTTACGGCGACGACATCCAAGGATCGTCTAAGTCTTCGAGTTGAAGACACGTTTTCGGCCTACTACTGTTTCCAGCATGGCGCGGCACTGCAACTTAACGCGACGTGGGCCTACTTGTCGGACGAGTCTGCGGCAATGACGGTGTTTAGCGGAAACAAAGGACTCGCAGAGCTGAATCCTTTGAAAATTACAAAAGAGATTCACGGCAGCTTGGTCAATGTAACGCCAGCAGGCCCGCAGCTTCGGCCGCAAACTTTGTACAACAAGTCTTTCGAGTATGAGTTTGAGCACTTCTACAATGTCATCAACGGCAAAGCGAAGCTCGTCTCACCAGCGGATGATGCCGCCCATATTCTCGAAGTGATTGAGGCAACGTATCGTTCCGCCTCCGAAAACCGCGAAGTGCTGATCGGCGCGGAAAGTTAG
- the ruvX gene encoding Holliday junction resolvase RuvX translates to MPRVLGLDWGTRRIGVAISDEARRLAVGLAVWPAEESAFYPLLAKTIREEDIDLIIVGLPVSLKGSEGASALAARRFADSVAKLGIPVKLHDERFTSHSASASLSSIGISQRKQRGKLDMAAAILLLQSFLDEEESPQ, encoded by the coding sequence ATGCCGCGCGTTCTCGGATTGGACTGGGGAACGCGCCGCATTGGAGTTGCGATTTCGGATGAAGCACGGCGACTGGCGGTTGGACTTGCAGTCTGGCCTGCCGAAGAGTCTGCTTTTTATCCATTGCTTGCCAAGACGATTCGTGAGGAAGATATCGACCTCATCATCGTGGGTTTGCCCGTTTCACTGAAGGGCAGTGAGGGGGCTTCCGCATTGGCGGCTCGCCGATTTGCCGACAGTGTTGCAAAGCTGGGCATTCCCGTGAAACTTCATGACGAACGCTTCACTTCGCATTCGGCAAGTGCATCGCTCTCCAGTATTGGAATTTCGCAGCGCAAACAACGCGGTAAACTCGACATGGCGGCAGCGATATTGCTGCTGCAGTCGTTTTTGGATGAAGAGGAAAGTCCTCAGTAA
- a CDS encoding integration host factor subunit beta — MRTYIKKDVVERVALRSNERPDTVAKVVNDTFTVLREIMAGDEPELRIEIRDFGVFEVKKTKPKPKARNPKTNEIIYVAARRKTHFKPGKLLKESLKTPLDQIPAGEL; from the coding sequence ATGCGAACTTACATCAAGAAAGATGTGGTAGAGCGTGTAGCCCTGCGGAGCAATGAGCGGCCCGACACGGTTGCCAAGGTGGTAAACGATACGTTTACCGTGCTGCGCGAAATTATGGCGGGAGACGAGCCGGAATTGCGGATTGAAATCCGTGATTTCGGGGTCTTCGAGGTAAAGAAGACCAAACCCAAGCCAAAGGCGCGCAACCCCAAGACAAATGAAATCATCTACGTCGCGGCGCGCCGCAAAACGCATTTCAAACCGGGCAAGCTGCTCAAGGAGTCTCTGAAAACTCCTCTGGACCAGATTCCGGCTGGCGAACTGTAG
- a CDS encoding bifunctional (p)ppGpp synthetase/guanosine-3',5'-bis(diphosphate) 3'-pyrophosphohydrolase: MAESARKLVEAEAQNSATVLPPLAGPQYERIEPEFVRALDSIRVALLTVFPQADFSLVERAFHFAYDAHKNQRRLSGEPYITHLLSVAEILAELHMREDVIAAGLLHDVVEDTETTMSQLRAAFGDGVAKMVDGVTKIPELKYESKEKQQAENLHKMLLSMVNDLRVILIKFADRLHNMRTIGHMSRKQQERIAHETMDVYAPLAHRLGVYQVKWELEDLAFKVLNPRAYHELAEKVSLKRNERERIIHRETARIQAELRKAGIKGQVIGRPKHLYSIYNKIKTRGYSFEEILDLLAIRIIVPKSEECYYALGIVHSLYTPIQDKFTDYIATPKSNMYQSLHTKVFGPDGRKIEIQIRTDDMHSRAEFGIAAHWRYKEGDQSRKELDRQIEWLRSLLDNQSEANDSREYLEDLKINLFEGEIFVFTPRGKLLTLPVGSTPVDFAFAVHTDVGLHAMAVKINGQIATLKTALHSGDVVEIIVSPNQRPNPDWLQFVKTSRARNKIKKWLKEQHFEESERLGREMLTRELTRLRNKKTDKELTEAAQLFGHNALDSFFAALGAGDLTLEHVVRKLVPEPVPSSPVANVLSKVIRRVKGSEAGIRIQGMGQVAISFGTCCQPLPGDQITGFISTGKGVVVHRVDCKNVPFLMRHPERNIKVEWDADREAKFNVRVRIMAEDRSQLLGDLTVSLSKEDVNIMYIEMKREDMFAVGRFVLEVKSLQHLQRVLKRMRAIPGVVHVERLDEEIPSGMMPM, from the coding sequence ATGGCCGAGTCCGCGCGTAAACTCGTGGAAGCAGAAGCACAAAACAGTGCGACTGTCCTTCCTCCGCTTGCCGGTCCGCAGTATGAGCGGATCGAGCCGGAGTTTGTGCGCGCGCTCGATTCTATTCGCGTCGCACTGCTGACGGTTTTTCCGCAGGCCGATTTCAGCCTGGTGGAACGGGCGTTTCATTTCGCCTATGATGCGCACAAGAACCAGAGGCGACTCTCGGGCGAGCCTTACATCACGCATCTCTTGTCAGTCGCGGAGATCCTTGCCGAGTTGCATATGCGCGAGGACGTGATTGCCGCCGGTTTGCTGCACGACGTCGTGGAAGACACGGAAACCACGATGAGCCAACTGCGCGCGGCGTTTGGTGACGGCGTTGCCAAGATGGTGGACGGTGTTACCAAGATCCCCGAGCTGAAATATGAATCGAAAGAGAAGCAGCAGGCGGAGAATCTGCATAAGATGCTGCTTTCGATGGTCAATGACCTGCGGGTGATCCTGATCAAGTTTGCCGACCGGTTACACAATATGCGTACGATCGGCCACATGAGTCGAAAGCAGCAAGAGCGCATCGCGCACGAGACGATGGACGTGTACGCTCCCCTTGCGCACCGGCTCGGAGTCTATCAGGTCAAATGGGAACTCGAAGATCTCGCCTTTAAGGTTCTTAATCCGCGGGCCTATCATGAGCTCGCCGAAAAAGTCTCGCTGAAGCGCAACGAGCGGGAGCGCATCATTCATCGCGAAACGGCGCGGATTCAGGCCGAATTGCGGAAAGCAGGGATCAAGGGTCAGGTAATCGGCAGACCGAAGCACCTCTATTCGATCTATAATAAGATTAAGACGCGCGGCTATTCATTCGAAGAAATTCTCGATTTGCTGGCCATCCGCATTATCGTCCCGAAGTCCGAAGAGTGCTACTACGCGCTTGGAATCGTGCACTCGCTATACACCCCGATCCAAGACAAGTTCACGGACTATATTGCAACGCCCAAGTCCAACATGTATCAGTCGCTGCACACGAAAGTGTTCGGACCGGACGGGCGCAAGATTGAGATTCAAATTCGCACGGACGATATGCACAGCCGCGCAGAGTTCGGAATTGCGGCGCACTGGCGGTACAAAGAGGGCGACCAAAGCCGCAAGGAACTCGATCGCCAAATTGAGTGGTTACGTTCTTTGTTGGACAATCAGTCCGAGGCCAATGACTCGCGCGAGTATCTTGAGGACCTCAAGATCAATCTGTTTGAGGGCGAAATCTTCGTCTTCACCCCGCGCGGAAAACTCTTGACTTTGCCCGTTGGATCGACGCCGGTGGACTTTGCTTTCGCAGTACATACCGATGTCGGACTGCATGCGATGGCGGTGAAGATAAACGGACAGATTGCGACGCTCAAAACGGCATTGCATTCCGGTGACGTGGTTGAGATCATCGTTTCGCCGAATCAAAGACCTAATCCCGACTGGCTCCAATTCGTCAAGACAAGTCGGGCGCGCAACAAGATCAAGAAGTGGCTCAAGGAGCAGCACTTTGAAGAGTCTGAACGACTCGGCCGCGAAATGCTGACTCGAGAACTGACAAGACTGCGGAACAAGAAGACCGATAAGGAGCTGACGGAAGCGGCTCAGCTCTTCGGTCATAACGCGTTGGACAGCTTCTTCGCAGCACTTGGAGCGGGTGATTTGACACTTGAGCACGTCGTCCGCAAGTTGGTGCCCGAGCCGGTGCCGTCAAGTCCGGTGGCCAATGTGTTGTCAAAGGTCATCCGTCGCGTAAAGGGAAGCGAAGCCGGCATTCGCATCCAGGGCATGGGCCAGGTTGCTATCAGTTTCGGCACCTGCTGCCAGCCTTTGCCGGGCGACCAGATAACCGGTTTCATCAGCACCGGCAAGGGCGTTGTCGTGCATCGCGTGGATTGCAAGAATGTCCCATTTTTGATGCGTCATCCCGAGCGCAATATTAAAGTTGAATGGGATGCAGACCGCGAAGCCAAGTTCAACGTACGCGTGCGGATCATGGCTGAGGACCGCTCGCAGTTGCTGGGAGACCTGACGGTTTCGTTGTCCAAGGAAGATGTGAACATCATGTACATCGAAATGAAGCGGGAAGACATGTTCGCGGTTGGCCGGTTCGTACTGGAAGTGAAATCACTGCAGCATTTGCAGCGAGTGTTGAAACGTATGCGGGCCATCCCCGGAGTTGTCCATGTTGAACGACTCGACGAGGAGATTCCGTCCGGCATGATGCCGATGTAG
- the dnaB gene encoding replicative DNA helicase: MTYPAVSERAQAPDLTGVKVPPQSPEMERALLGALLSDGAAFARIAHLVEPESFYRPHHRSLFKCMGELDIRREPIDLITVTEELRRLGKLEEVGGVPFLSELAAEVPTSANIEHYAAIVHEKALLRNVIALSAEAATAATDPTARADVVFEKVQSDLVNLIGRRRGRNAISAWDAVKSTIDHIEVMKTREGHLHGLTSGFDRLDDFTTGFNPGELIIIAARPSMGKTALAMNIAVGAAHRGNASVAIFSLEMDVRQLVLRMLSGESHISLQRVRTGRMTREEYSRLSMSAGRLADYQLFFDDTPGLDMSTLRARARQLWLEHRINLIVIDYLQLISPPKMPDNQQQWIAYVSASLKNLAKELKIPIICLSQLSRAPESRGGDRKPMLSDLRDSGAIEQDADVVMFVYRPEYYKDIYKGKKDPTYEIGSHSYPIQGLAEIIVAKNRNGPTGSVALTFLKEYTMFAPLESGEVSHEAVASEGGADYGDNSLPPIDDTPF; the protein is encoded by the coding sequence GTGACCTATCCCGCTGTTTCAGAACGCGCACAAGCGCCAGATCTTACCGGGGTGAAGGTTCCGCCGCAATCTCCCGAGATGGAACGTGCCCTGTTGGGTGCCCTGCTCTCCGACGGCGCTGCGTTTGCTCGAATAGCACATCTGGTGGAACCCGAATCGTTCTATCGCCCGCACCACAGATCTCTCTTCAAGTGTATGGGCGAGCTTGACATTCGTCGTGAGCCAATCGACCTAATCACGGTCACTGAGGAGTTGCGGAGACTTGGTAAGCTTGAGGAAGTGGGCGGAGTCCCGTTTCTCAGTGAGCTTGCGGCTGAAGTGCCGACTTCGGCGAATATAGAGCACTATGCGGCAATCGTGCATGAAAAGGCGCTCCTGCGAAATGTTATCGCGTTAAGTGCCGAGGCTGCGACTGCGGCTACAGATCCCACTGCGCGAGCCGATGTGGTCTTTGAAAAAGTGCAAAGCGATCTTGTGAATCTGATTGGCCGCAGGCGCGGTCGCAATGCGATAAGCGCTTGGGATGCCGTCAAGTCGACGATCGATCACATTGAAGTGATGAAAACCCGAGAGGGCCATTTGCACGGGTTGACTTCGGGCTTTGATAGACTCGATGACTTTACGACCGGTTTTAACCCTGGTGAATTGATTATCATAGCAGCTCGGCCTTCTATGGGGAAGACTGCACTTGCCATGAATATCGCGGTCGGAGCCGCGCATCGCGGGAATGCCAGCGTTGCAATATTCTCCCTTGAAATGGACGTGCGACAGTTGGTGCTCCGAATGCTTTCAGGAGAGTCGCACATCAGTTTGCAGCGCGTGCGGACAGGTCGAATGACGCGGGAAGAGTACAGCCGTCTGTCAATGTCAGCAGGTCGGCTCGCCGACTATCAGTTGTTCTTTGACGATACGCCAGGTTTGGACATGAGTACCCTCCGTGCCCGCGCACGGCAGTTGTGGCTTGAGCACAGAATCAATCTCATAGTGATCGACTACTTGCAGTTGATCTCTCCGCCTAAGATGCCGGATAATCAGCAGCAATGGATCGCTTATGTTTCTGCGTCTTTGAAGAATCTTGCGAAAGAGCTAAAGATTCCCATTATCTGCCTTTCCCAGCTCTCTCGCGCTCCGGAGTCGCGGGGAGGAGACCGCAAACCGATGCTGTCTGACTTGCGCGATTCAGGCGCAATCGAGCAGGACGCGGATGTCGTCATGTTTGTTTACCGTCCTGAATACTACAAGGATATCTACAAGGGGAAGAAAGACCCGACTTACGAAATCGGAAGTCATTCTTACCCGATCCAGGGACTTGCTGAGATTATCGTTGCCAAGAATCGAAATGGCCCGACAGGGTCTGTGGCGCTGACTTTCTTGAAAGAGTATACCATGTTCGCGCCGTTGGAATCGGGTGAAGTATCACACGAAGCAGTCGCATCAGAAGGAGGCGCCGATTATGGTGATAATTCGCTGCCGCCAATTGATGACACGCCGTTTTAA
- a CDS encoding uracil-DNA glycosylase, whose amino-acid sequence MSSGRAAIEYLRTLSLFEDEVYLPESSLRKYVEPELLQLRVLDGAVVPLPNSLAEFEKNINSCTRCSLGNTRTKFVFGDGNPRARIVFVGEAPGQEEDQTGIPFVGRAGQLLNEMLAAAGFDRRDVYICNTLKCRPPGNRDPLPEEKATCRPYLRTQLSLISPDIIVCLGKHAANELLGTDLPMKELRGRVMQWQGMKLLVTYHPAYYLRNMTQKLYGDADFRMLRELFDKL is encoded by the coding sequence ATGAGTTCCGGCCGAGCCGCAATTGAGTATCTCAGGACACTCTCGCTCTTTGAAGATGAAGTCTATTTGCCAGAGAGCAGTTTGAGAAAGTACGTAGAACCCGAGTTGCTTCAATTGAGAGTGCTTGACGGCGCAGTTGTTCCTCTTCCCAACTCTCTTGCGGAATTCGAGAAGAATATAAACTCCTGCACTCGTTGTTCACTTGGCAATACGCGAACCAAGTTCGTGTTTGGCGATGGCAACCCGCGAGCGCGAATAGTTTTCGTCGGCGAAGCGCCGGGTCAAGAAGAAGATCAAACCGGCATTCCGTTTGTCGGGCGGGCCGGTCAATTGCTGAATGAGATGCTCGCAGCGGCAGGTTTTGATCGCCGGGACGTCTATATCTGCAATACGTTGAAATGCCGTCCGCCGGGAAACCGCGATCCTCTTCCCGAAGAGAAAGCCACTTGCCGACCGTATTTGCGCACTCAGCTTTCTCTGATAAGCCCGGATATCATCGTTTGTCTTGGTAAGCATGCGGCAAACGAGCTGCTTGGTACTGACCTCCCGATGAAGGAACTCAGAGGTCGTGTGATGCAGTGGCAGGGAATGAAACTGCTGGTGACCTATCACCCCGCGTACTATCTGCGCAATATGACCCAGAAGCTTTATGGGGATGCCGACTTCAGGATGTTGCGCGAACTCTTCGACAAGTTGTAA